The genomic segment AGCAGCTAATCTGTGTGTGCTGTAAccagaggtgggtagtaacgagttacatttactccgttacatttaatgaaaaaatgtacttttaaagtaccttttttgcgcgatactttttacttttacttgagtacatttgTGAAGAAAAACGGTACTTTTACTCCGCTACATTTGCTAAATTAGACtcgttacttttaaaaaaataattagtttaacacattagataACATGCCGCCAGTGGAGTTTCCAGTGACTTTTTTACCAATCAGATATGGCtatgcagtcacatgaccagtttgaAACTGACCCCCTTAGTgacttttttctaaaaagcgactagcgacaaatctggcgactttttctggtatTATTGGAGAattatttatgacgactttttgacgtgaaaacGCGTATCACTCTTATTCTCAACAAGCatgctgccgtgggcacctcacCCGTGCCAAAGTACTCAcaggcggaggatagtcctcctccagctgctatcagggcaggagatgttCATACCCATGCGTCCAAacggcaaatgaatcgcgcatgagcgaagccgctgctcgCGGACtcactgtaacgcagtcagttcttcttctactgttatgctgttttgtggatcacaaggtttaaaactacttataaacacacacacacacacacacacacacacacacacacacacacacacacacacacacacacacaaagtaactccaccagagtgccaatttcgggtcacttttgccggtccaggcccggataaaggagcagggttggaattgtgacattaaaaaacaataattgctaaaataaatttaatttgtagttctaaataaattctaagtgcatttaggacgtttttttactcactttatgtctcttccacgatgttatttctctcccCAATAACGTATaaaataaagtgccttgagacaACGATGCAGAAATAAAAACCGCAGTGAACTCTGATTTTTACGCTGCTTTTAAATGAAATGCTCTCGTTTCTGATCCACTcgatgtgacagaaaatggagTGATCAGTGTGGAAGCAGCTCTGTACGGACGTGCAGACGGAGAGACCTGCAGTGAGGACAGACCTCAACAACAGCTTAACAACACAGAGTGCTCTCAGCAGGGAACCGTGGACGTCCTCAGGAGGAGGTACAAGAGAAAGGATCCTAAACTTCTGTTGTGAATGTGGCAGCTTACAGTCAGCTACATGTGAGCGTCCATGAGGTTGAGCTAATTATAGCTAGCTATGCTAGCTATAAGCATAATAATTATTCTCTATGGGCCAACTGAGCCTTTGCTGTTCTCTTTCAATTACAGCCACAACATGAGCAAAATAAAGAAAGTAAAGAAATATGTGTAAATATGTTTTGGAAAAAGCAGCTCAGTTAAACAATAACCAACATCCAGCGCTGCTTTTTTAATGTATGTGTTTCCTTCAGGTGTGATGGGAAGAAAGTGTGTGAACTGAGCGTGACTGACGTCCAAAGTCCTGACCCTTGTGTCGACACCTACAAATATCTGGAGACCAGCTACACCTGTTTACCTGCAAGTCAGTATCACATGACCATGAAATTATGAAGGAAGCAGAGCTCAGAAAGAAGGTCAGAGAGTTTGTGACTGatttatcaatcaatcaatcaatctttatttataaagcacttttcatacaaactgtagcacaaagtgctttacatggttaaaagcagcccacctcaccctcccactcattccccgcactgtcattaacagaagcggtcatgatacacacatccccccacccccccacccccacacacacacgtacacacatacacacacacacacctaaagagtaaaattgggctgggtacgtattagccaagtgaggaaacactatcacagggagctgtctgcaccgggagccggtcacagaccgcagcctccaggctgggcacagcaggagggaggctaagaagccccccagccaggctcagaggacccacagggccccagcagccacggtcgatcacagccccggtgcagagagccccctccgaggaaacactggagatatgacctaataagaatataaacaggataaaaagataaaataaataagagtgggatataatataaatataagtataaacagagtaagaagataaaaaatgaataagaataaaatcagtaaatattaggtaaaactaaatgaataatataaatagaataacagaatagaataaataagcataaaataaataacgttagttaaaagctaaattaaaaaggtgggtcttgagcctgtttttaaaaacatgaacgttctctgcggccctgagctcctctggcaggctgttccacagtcgaggaccataccactgaaaagctgcctctccgtgagtatgtgtcctgactttagggacaatcaaaaggccagtaccagaggacctcagggtccgtgagggttcatatggtaaaagcagatctgaaagataagaaggcccaagaccattaagacatttaaaaaccaataaaagaactttaaaatcgatcctgaaacacacggggagccaatgcagcgattgtaaaaccggtgtaatgtgggcccgccctctggtcttcgtcagcacacgagctgcagagttttgcaaaagttgcaaaggtgaaatattctttttggggagaccagagagcagggcattacaataatcaatgcgactggtaataaaagcatgcatcaacatctccgtgttggcccgagagagaatagggcggactctggctatattttttagatgataaaatccaattttggttacatgtttaatatgtgggataaaaccaagctcagagtcaaaaataacacccaggtttttcacttgtagtgaagggcatagtgaaaatgcctgtaatttagacaagagtttctctctctgagcctcaggaccgatgattaaaacttcagttttgtcctggttaagctgtaaaaagttttctgccatccaagatcTTATATCTAGActacagttaaaaagggcatccattggtctggtgtcatcaggagacacggagatatacagctgagtgtcatcagcgtaactgtggaagttcactccatgcctcctgatgacaccgccaagagggagcatatacaaattaaaaagtacagggcctaaaaccgacccttgaggcacaccacatgtcattttatggatcttagaggagcatgtatccatacacaccataaaagttctgtctgagagataggaagtgaaccagttgtgtacagcaccagagaggcccaccatgtgtttcagtctgtttaaaagaatagcgtggtctactgtatcaaaggctgcgcttagatccagtagcaccaggactgagagcttctgggagtcccagttacatctaatatcatttaaaacctttaggagagccgtctctgtgctgtggttcacccgaaatccagactgaaatatttctaggatctgtttatcattcagaaaatcattaatctgaataaaaacaagtttttctaaaattttacttaaaaatggtaagttggatacaggtctgtagttattaaaattattgcaatccaaattgctcttcttcagaaggggcctcaccaccgccgttttaaagtcagcagggaagacacccgactgaagagagcaattcatcatgtataaaagctcagcttcaaaaaatccataaagtgttttaaaaagtggagagaggattggatctaaaagacatgtggtgggtctcactgtggagaaaactttcttaaggttctcagcattaaccaggacaaagctgtccagtgtctcctcaggtacAGTCGGGccctcagatgtgtttaaaatcataacacgagaagataaaatatcacatctgatggtgttgatttttcccctgaagtggtctgcaaactgctcacagagtgagtctgtgggggttctttgggagctgttaaaatcagggttaaataaatgatctatggtggagaagaggaccttgggattatttttgttattactgattattttggcgaagtatgaatttcttgaattccttagtgtattattgtaaattttaagATGCTCGCAAAGTATTTGAtagttgatttcatttttatttttcctccatctcctttctgctgccctgcaatttcttttgagttttttgacttcttcgtttctccagggtgatacacgttttacgttaatctttttggtggtgagtggagcaacggagtcgaggcttttcttcagtttgaggttaaaatgattaaaaataaaatcacagggtgCAGGTAGAATCACAGGGGGCCATTCGTCTAAAACCCTGGTAAAATTTGCAGCCACTTCAGAGGTTAGATAGCGCCTCCTCACAGTTCGCACCGAGGTCTCCCGCTGAATAAAACcggtgatgttaaaaaacacacagtagtggtcagagacagctaagtcaacaacagaggacacactggtggacagcccatgggtgatgaccaggtccagagtgtgtcctctgttgtgagTCGGCTGCATGACGTGCTGGGTAAAATCCATACAATGAAGAATGTTTAAGAATTCTTTTGATGTAGGGTCAGAAGGATTATCTATGTGCAGATTAAAATCACCGGTTAGaattatcattttatattttgaatgtatgtttgttaaaaattctgagaattccttgataaaagcagcactgtcttTAGGTGGTCTATAAATTGTGACAGATAAAACTGGAGGGCTGCTGAAAACAATAGCGTGGAATTCGAAAGtggtaaaatgatcaaataaaatttgtttggtggtgagtgtgttgttggttaaagatgcagtcccaccacctctcttaccacttctaatagaaaaagagaaattaaaatttggtggggaggcctcagtgagaacaactggtgcatccgaacccagccatgtttcagttaaaaataaacaatcaagtttattatctaaaattaaatcattaataataaaagacttATTCAACAGAGAGCGGACATTTAAAAGTGCCATACTAATTGAGACTGGTGGATTTTTGACAGTAGAGTTCAATGAATGCTGAGATTTTTGAAGAGGCCGgaggttattaatgtttttggagTTGCTGGATTTATGATAATTGTGTTGCTCTCTGTTTGTGATTATTACGGGTATTGTGTtgactgtgggagagagaggtccGAGTCCAGGGTTTTGtgtattactgttaaaagtgGAACAAATATAGGAGCTGGGACCAGGGGGACATCAGTCAGTGGAGGACAGATCAGCGGGTAGTGTCGGTTTGGGGTAATGACAGGGCCGTGTGCGGGAGTGCTGTACGCCAAATGTgagcatgctaacgctaagtcaagtcaaaacatttaaacacagcaGACTTTCAATAAATCATCAAAACCATCAAGTAATACTTTGAAAACAACGAATAATGACTTTTTCCATTATAATTTagtaaaacataaaatctgCTTTGATGACTTTATGTTAAAGCTAATGTGAAAGCTCATGAAAACATTTTGAGCTGGGATGTGAACACTGTTCCTGAGGTAGATGATGTCATCTGAGGAGGGAGACAGTGAGTGAGAACGCACCAATCAGAAATTCAGAATCATGAGAAGACCCTGATTAACAAACCCAAGTGAGCAGCAGGAGACAGAGCACGTGGAACATCTGCTAGAGAACATGAAGTTCATGTAGGCGCGTATATGTGAGCAACAATATTTCTGATCCTGTACCTCACAAATATGATTACACTTCTGTGCACGCAGACGTTCAGGATCCTTTCATTCATGCATCAAACGTTTAGGTtattaacagaaagaaagagttCATCTTTCTGAAGAAAACTGGGTAACAACTGCTTTGATCTGTGAGTCAAACTAAAGAGAGGTACAAACATGACACCAAGATATTTTTCCCCTGAGGTTTAAGAAGGTCCAGTGGAAAGCAATGAATCCCTaaactttcagctttatttacatTGAGGCTGCCAAACAGCAGGTTCAACATGTAGCTGAGAGCCGATCTTCTTCAATGCTTTCATATCTAATCTGACCTGCTTCCACAGGTCACCTGGTCACATGCGAGCACTCGTTTGCACACCTGCACTGTGGTAAGATTCATTATATCTGTGTTGTCTCAGCTCCCGCTTCACACTCTGATCATTTTTAGGTGAATATTTTCTACTTTTATTgcagttctttttgtttttattttatttacattttaatttcttaTTAGTGTTTATTAAGTAAATCCATCTGTTACCTTCtgttaatgtgttattttgttatGTTCTATGAATTTGACCCGTGTTAAATGATTTATATGACTTGAAtcaaatttgaatttgattaaATTGAAAAAATGTTGCTGGGTTGTTTTCTGCTCGTCTTCTCTCGTCAGATGAAGGGCAGTCTATCCTCGTGTACGGGGCTCACTATGGTCGCCACGATCAGACCACATGCTCCTACAGACGTCCGGCCTCTCAGGTCCAAAATGTTTACTGCTCCCGTCCCACCAGCAAAGTTGCTGAGAGGTACTGTTTTCCTCCTGTTACTGATTTAAACTGTGGCTGCAGGTATTACTTTCATATTTCTCAGTGCACATCGATGCCTGCGCTCACTCACATTGCTCTGCATCTCCAGCTGTGACGGGAAGAACAGCTGCACCATCAGAGCGAGTAACTCGGTGTTTGGAGACCCCTGTGTTGGCACATACAAATACCTCGAGGTGGCTTACATCTGTCAGTGTAAGCAGCCTAAATGATCACGTTGATGTTCTCACACTACAAAGACTGACATGATCTGACGTGGAGATGTTGTCTGTTCTTTTTCAGATCTAACATGAACggatttaaaatgcagttttatgaCAATTTTTGGGGGGAATTGATCAGCAAAACCATTTCATGGGTCTCTCAGTAGCTTCAGTGCTTTTGATGACTTTTCCTATGATGCAGTAAAACAGTGAAGCTGAGTCAGTTTCAAACAcctgtgattgttttttttcctgtccagGATTAGATGGAGGTTATCTGACtgttttaaaaattgcaaaaataaaCATCATCTATCAACTAATtatatgtttttgcttttttatttaaaaaaacaacattggTCTCTGTATTTGTAATGTGAaatgcagtgatgggaataacttcgttacaagtaacggcgttactaacggcgttacttttttcagtaacgagtaatctaactaattactattcctatcgttacaacgccgttacagttactaacaagaaaatgcactcgcgttactatttttcaacaaacagacggttgaagctgtgttcagcttacagcatcttatatcagctgcacggaagtagctgtaagtaatctgggtgctacagctttaagcagctgcgcgctcccgcagacggtaatcacgatcactgtctagcacaacacctggagctaaggaggcaaaacaatcgcatgagtgctgctgtttgactgaggaagaataaactagtcgtggtaagccagtcacatgaccacttaaagacaaagcaacaaggtgatatataccagtttataaattgtgttgataggccacgtaaaaccagagtcatgataaacaatatatacgcggcgttttttcctcaatagtttcgtcacgttagcgctagcaagcactctctgcttatgagcaaaaaataataaaataaacaacagcccGTTCATTTTGGTGGAAAGATgtaccatgtggaccaatcaaaaaatgatatggcaacatgacatttggttgtttaggaagagggggaagatttaggagtgacggcgagagagagagagacagagagagagagggggagagagagagaaagacagcagaaaaagagagagagcgagttttgagatgtgtgagatttgtgacgtttagcgtgtttggagtgtgtagttaatgtgttgtcttgtgtggttagtgtgtagtgttgtggatagttttgtgttgtgtgtcagaacaatgaggcgactgctgtctccaggtagaaacaggagtgatacacctgctgctgtcagacctgcaggtatcaggctgtgatgttctcctttatagtggacagaaatatttggagtggcacaaataatttgtggcatcttattgaagaacagctgattgttctgtaaatagtttgaaatggttataaaaaaagggtaaaaggtaaataagataagataagataacctttattagtcccacacgtgggaaatttgttttgccacagcaggaagtggacagtgcaaaagttatgtagcaaaaattagaatacaataagaataaaatcgcTGCAAATgacttgtttgcaaaacttgtgcatatgattttaaaattcacaatttatatttgcatttaaagttatgaaatatgattcaataaacatgtttgtagttgttacagtaaaaaatataactttttttactctgattttatgttttttgtctgattttagatcagttgtgttaatacagtcaaaatgaaaacgtgactgtaaattcagacacgtgaggttgtgctgaaaaggatgataccaaacaaggcaaagtaaacagtttttaaaggtgaaatgtggagggaaaatcaaaagtagttaaaatgggcaattataccctggaccccagagggttaaatgtttttttttaagtaacgcaatagttacttttcaagtaattaattacttttagagtattgtaactcagttactaactcagttacttttttgaagaagtaactagtaactataattaattactttttcaaagtaacttgcccaacactggtgaaATGGAAATAAACCTGCCTGCCAGTGTCTGGCTTTGGCTAATGTGACCACAACATTAAAGCTCCGTCCTGGTGTCGAACATCTGTTTTATTATCACTGAATAAAGGATGTTCCTTCAGATCATGGCATTAAAGACAAATCTTCTCTGGACTGTGCAAAACAGCAACATTCACATATAATAAATGATCATTTTAAACTAAAAACGTCATCCTACAGTCGGCATTAGGGTGAAGAAAGGGGGATGATGGGCAGAGCTGGACCAGACAGAGGCTTCGGTCTGTGAGGTCTTCATCTCCCACCTCCAGCAGAGCTTCACCACTCAGAGGCTGGACTATGCTCTGCACCTCCAGCactgagctgcagctgcagcgtGGTTGGTGCCTGAGTTGAATGGAGCCATCAAGGTGACACATTCCCCACATCAAGCTGAGCATACATCCAAAACCTGCCAAGCAGGTCAAGTTGCAGGTCTGTTTTTATCTTCTGGTTTCTCTCCAGGATACACACCTTTCCATCAGATATGTttctctcagtgtgtgtgtgtgtgtgtgtgtgcgtgtgcccTGTGGGCTTTATCTAAGGTCAAATTCTATTGTCTGTTTCAGTTTGTTGCACATCATGAGGGAAAGTTTTTGATTGGCTGCTTGCCTGGTGTGCAGATAGCATTCTTAGTGAAACAGTACAAATAGACCAGGTTCCTGTGTGCTCCACCATCAGCTCAGCTCTTCACTAAAACCAGCTCTAACAGCATGCAGTGCTCCGGACTCAGCAGCACACTGTGAGTACAGGAAAGTCTTTGCACACTCTCCAATCAGCttgaaatgacgaaatgcaatatcccagaatgcatttcgtccagaacTCAAatgaggcagtggcggaggaacacagagtggctgagtttgaaatattactctttctgggtcacaaaataaactttgaagatattttcatgcgagaatggtgctgtgtaaacttcgaatatctgctcgatttatcaagacatcacatatttgcaaaagtgctctaacgttttcggagacgtctgttacccaccagctgaccgcacagctggactggccatcggccCACTGGGCCcttcgagcagatatttgaagtcttggtctttcgttaattaatagactggtgtgaaaaattgctgccacaccgccccctcggcctgtgctttgaggtttctggtagttagaatgactcgggggtgttgattcatttaaactaacataatcatcctgctgcatccaggtttctgtaaggcagagtaaatcgatttgttggtcaattattaagtcatgtactaacagagacttggaggagagagacctaatatttaataatccacatttcactgttttactctttggttcagatgtggattctgtattgttctttctttttgattttttatgtttaagttgtttattgctggtttttggtttgttttttgtctttttgggagctgacacagtctcaaaggagatgggtttttgggggggtagcaggaggagagaagctgcagagaggcgtgtaagactgcaactctgcttcctggtcccaactctggatagtcatattttggggggtttaataaatttgtccatatttctagaaatgagagctgctccatccaaagtgggatggatgccgtctctcctaacaagaccaggtttcctccagaaggtttgccaattatctatgaagcccacatcgtttctgggacaccactcagacagccagcaatttaaggagaacatgcggctaaacatgtcactcctggtctgattggggaggggaccagagaaaactacagagtccgacattgttttggcaaagttacacaccgattcaatattgattttagtgacctccgattggcgtaaccgggtgtcattactgccgacgtgaattatgatcttactgtatttacgtttacccttagccagcagttttaaatttccttcaatgtcgcctgct from the Pelmatolapia mariae isolate MD_Pm_ZW linkage group LG20, Pm_UMD_F_2, whole genome shotgun sequence genome contains:
- the LOC134619476 gene encoding L-rhamnose-binding lectin SML-like, translating into MFHVRLSCTLLLAATCLLSRADASMEKAVTCDMGVVQRLSCENGVISVEAALYGRADGETCSEDRPQQQLNNTECSQQGTVDVLRRRCDGKKVCELSVTDVQSPDPCVDTYKYLETSYTCLPASHLVTCEHSFAHLHCDEGQSILVYGAHYGRHDQTTCSYRRPASQVQNVYCSRPTSKVAESCDGKNSCTIRASNSVFGDPCVGTYKYLEVAYICQYLT